A genomic window from Mobula hypostoma chromosome X1, sMobHyp1.1, whole genome shotgun sequence includes:
- the LOC134340402 gene encoding pyruvate dehydrogenase (acetyl-transferring) kinase isozyme 2, mitochondrial-like isoform X2 → MKFVRFLMKNAALSNVPKQIDHFSKFSPSPLSIKQFLDFGSTNACEKTSFMFLRQELPVRLSNIMKEINLLPDRLLGTPSVQLVQSWYVQSLLDILEFYNRNPDDHSVLSSFTGTLITIRNRHNEVVPTMAQGVIEYKESFYEDSVTSQNIQYFLDRFYMSRISIRMLINQHTLIFGGTTNPAHPKHIGSIDPDCEVVAVVRDAYETAKLLCDQYYMDSPTLEVDQYNAVSSSGPVHIVYVPSHLYHMLFELFKNAMRATVENYESSPHLPPIKVRVALGGEDVTIKMSDKGGGVPLSKIDRLFSYMYSTAPKPHLGSSGGAPLAGFGYGLPISRLYAKYFQGDLQLYSMEGFGTDAVIYLKEEK, encoded by the exons ATGAAGTTCGTTCGCTTCCTCATGAAGAACGCGGCCTTGTCAAACGTGCCCAAGCAGATCGACCATTTCTCTAAGTTCTCTCCCTCACCGCTGTCCATTAAACAGTTCTTGGATTTCG GCTCAACAAATGCCTGTGAGAAGACATCCTTTATGTTTCTGAGGCAGGAGCTGCCTGTGAGACTGTCTAATATTATGAAGGAAATCAACCTTCTCCCAGATCGGCTACTTGGCACACCTTCCGTTCAGTTAGTTCAAAGCTG GTATGTCCAAAGTCTCTTGGATATTCTTGAGTTTTATAATCGGAATCCTGATGATCACAGTGTTTTATCAAG TTTCACAGGTACATTAATTACAATCAGGAATAGGCACAATGAAGTTGTTCCAACTATGGCCCAAGGTGTGATTGAATACAAAGAATCATTTTATGAAGACAGTGTCACCAGTCAGAATATACAGTACTTTCTAGATCGATTTTACATGAGCCGGATTTCTATTCGAATGCTCATCAATCAACATA CATTAATTTTTGGTGGCACAACAAATCCAGCACACCCAAAGCATATAGGCAGTATTGATCCTGACTGTGAAGTTGTTGCTGTTGTTAGGG ATGCCTATGAAACTGCCAAACTGCTTTGTGACCAATATTATATGGACTCCCCAACCCTGGAAGTGGACCAATACAATG CTGTGAGTAGTTCAGGACCAGTCCACATTGTTTATGTGCCATCACATCTCTACCATATGCTGTTTGAACTTTTCAAG AACGCCATGAGAGCTACTGTGGAAAATTATGAATCCAGTCCTCATCTTCCACCTATTAAAGTAAGAGTTGCATTGGGTGGAGAAGATGTTACAATTAAG ATGAGTGATAAAGGTGGAGGCGTCCCCTTGAGCAAGATAGACCGGTTGTTCAGTTACATGTATAGCACAGCTCCGAAACCACACTTGGGAAGTTCTGGAGGTGCACCACTG GCTGGTTTTGGGTATGGGCTGCCTATTTCAAGACTTTATGCCAAGTACTTTCAAGGGGACCTTCAGCTCTATTCAATGGAGGGTTTTGGGACAGATGCAGTCATTTACCTAAAG GAGGAAAAATAA